One window of Acipenser ruthenus chromosome 17, fAciRut3.2 maternal haplotype, whole genome shotgun sequence genomic DNA carries:
- the LOC117423692 gene encoding DNA-directed RNA polymerase II subunit RPB4 translates to MAAGGSTNAGQVGDVEEDASQLLFPKEFENAETLLNSEVHMLLEHRKQQNESAEDEQELSEVFMKTLNYTARFSRFKNRETIASVRSLLLQKKLHKFELASLANLCPEAAEEAKALIPSLEGRFEDEELQQILDDIQTKRSFQY, encoded by the exons ATGGCTGCTGGAGGCAGCACCAACGCCGGGCAAGTCGGTGATGTGGAGGAAGACGCGTCCCAGCTTCTCTTTCCAAAAG AGTTTGAGAACGCGGAGACGCTGCTGAACTCAGAGGTGCACATGCTGCTGGAGCATCGCAAGCAGCAGAACGAGAGCGCAGAGGACGAGCAGGAGCTGTCTGAGGTCTTCATGAAGACCCTCAACTACACGGCTCGCTTCAGCCGCTTCAAAAACAGGGAGACCATCGCCAGTGTCCGCAG tCTCCTGCTCCAGAAGAAGCTTCACAAGTTTGAGTTAGCCAGTCTGGCTAATCTGTGCCCAGAGGCAGCTGAAGAGGCCAAGGCTCTCATTCCCAG TCTGGAGGGCCGCTTTGAAGACGAGGAGCTCCAGCAGATCCTGGATGACATTCAGACCAAGAGGAGCTTCCAGTATTAG